The following proteins come from a genomic window of Flavobacterium crocinum:
- a CDS encoding SprT-like domain-containing protein, with the protein MSDTLAKYIPEHAVKPVFDLIVANQVHLKIVNERQTRHGDYRRGPSGKHEITVNASLNKYRFLITLIHEIAHLVAFEKFGRNIKPHGNEWKFTFQRLMVPFIRPEIFPGHILPLLARHFKNPSASSDTDTTLSLALKQYDKESDKNYVFEIPYGSVFRIKNGKVFKKLAVRTKRFECIEISSGKTYLFNPNAEVELINVQ; encoded by the coding sequence TTGAGCGATACTTTAGCTAAATATATTCCGGAACATGCGGTAAAACCCGTTTTCGATTTGATAGTGGCCAATCAGGTGCATTTGAAAATCGTAAACGAGCGTCAAACCCGTCACGGAGATTATAGACGCGGACCAAGTGGAAAACACGAAATTACGGTTAATGCCAGTTTGAATAAATACCGATTTTTAATCACATTGATTCATGAAATTGCGCATTTGGTTGCTTTCGAAAAATTTGGAAGAAACATAAAACCGCATGGAAATGAATGGAAATTTACTTTTCAGCGTTTGATGGTTCCATTTATCAGACCGGAAATATTTCCGGGACATATTCTGCCTTTATTGGCGAGACATTTTAAGAATCCCTCGGCAAGTAGTGATACGGATACAACTTTATCTCTCGCTTTAAAACAATACGATAAAGAAAGCGATAAAAATTATGTTTTCGAAATACCTTACGGAAGTGTGTTTAGAATCAAAAATGGTAAGGTTTTTAAAAAATTAGCGGTTAGAACAAAACGTTTTGAGTGTATAGAAATTAGTTCCGGAAAAACCTATCTGTTTAATCCAAATGCTGAAGTAGAGTTAATTAATGTTCAATAA
- a CDS encoding SDR family NAD(P)-dependent oxidoreductase: MKNIIVTGTSRGIGYELALQFANAGNQVLAISRKIPKTLLEHQNVTCLSIDLADETALQQVENFLSSTWKKVDAVVHNAGALLLKPFAETTQADFESIYKVNVFAVANLTRICLPYLQKGSHVVTISSIGGVRGSLKFAGLAAYSSSKGAVITLTELLAEEYKEQGISFNVLALGSVQTEMLNEAFPGYQAPISAEGMATYIYDFTLNGNKYFNGKVLEVSSTNP; the protein is encoded by the coding sequence ATGAAAAATATTATTGTTACCGGAACGAGTAGAGGAATTGGTTATGAATTAGCATTGCAGTTTGCTAATGCAGGAAATCAGGTTTTAGCCATTTCAAGAAAAATACCTAAGACACTTTTAGAACATCAAAATGTAACTTGTCTGTCTATTGATTTGGCAGATGAAACGGCTTTACAGCAAGTAGAAAATTTTCTTTCTTCAACATGGAAAAAAGTAGATGCTGTAGTTCATAATGCCGGAGCATTACTTTTAAAACCTTTTGCAGAAACAACCCAGGCCGATTTTGAAAGTATTTACAAAGTAAATGTTTTTGCAGTTGCAAATCTGACTAGAATCTGTCTTCCGTATTTACAAAAAGGAAGCCATGTTGTAACAATCAGTTCCATTGGCGGAGTGAGAGGAAGTTTGAAATTTGCAGGATTAGCCGCTTACAGTTCAAGCAAAGGCGCTGTAATTACGTTGACTGAATTATTAGCCGAAGAATATAAGGAACAAGGTATTTCGTTTAATGTTCTGGCTTTAGGTTCTGTTCAGACTGAAATGCTGAACGAAGCTTTCCCTGGTTATCAAGCGCCAATTTCAGCCGAAGGAATGGCAACTTATATTTATGATTTTACTCTTAACGGAAATAAATATTTTAACGGAAAAGTATTAGAAGTTTCGTCAACGAATCCGTAA
- a CDS encoding M28 family peptidase produces the protein MKKLYFLLPFIFFACKSGTSTIPEKETNSKPIEVTYKVKETEISDFLKYLSSDEMEGRETGTKGIEKAAVFLEDFLKKNNIKPYFKTYRDTLTNFKSPAFNIVGVIEGTDPELKKEFVVLSAHYDHIGIEKKEQADKINNGANDDASGVTSVAAMGKYFSETKSNKRSILIVFFAGEEKGLLGSKSLVQKLKDQNFNLYTQLNIEMIGVPMKRDYLAYITGFDKSNMAAKINEYTGKNTIGFLPKEAEYQLFYRSDNYSFYDVFKKPCQSISTFDFENFDFYHHVSDEFKLMDIPHITAFTQELLPAVTKITTSPTQEITMNK, from the coding sequence ATGAAAAAGCTATACTTTTTGCTTCCTTTTATCTTCTTTGCCTGTAAATCGGGTACTTCGACCATTCCTGAAAAAGAGACAAATTCAAAACCAATTGAAGTCACTTATAAAGTAAAAGAAACCGAGATTTCAGATTTCTTAAAATACCTTTCTTCGGACGAAATGGAAGGGCGTGAAACTGGAACTAAAGGAATTGAAAAAGCAGCAGTGTTTCTGGAAGATTTTCTAAAAAAGAATAATATCAAACCTTATTTTAAAACGTATCGTGATACACTGACTAATTTTAAAAGTCCCGCTTTTAATATAGTCGGAGTAATTGAAGGAACAGATCCGGAATTGAAAAAAGAATTTGTTGTGTTAAGCGCACATTACGATCATATTGGGATAGAGAAAAAAGAACAGGCTGATAAAATTAATAATGGAGCTAATGATGATGCTTCAGGCGTGACTTCTGTTGCTGCAATGGGGAAATATTTCAGCGAAACCAAATCAAACAAACGCAGTATTTTAATTGTGTTTTTTGCCGGAGAAGAAAAAGGGTTGTTAGGTTCTAAAAGTTTAGTTCAGAAATTGAAAGATCAAAACTTTAATTTATACACGCAATTAAATATCGAAATGATTGGTGTGCCAATGAAAAGAGACTATCTGGCTTATATTACAGGTTTTGATAAATCGAATATGGCTGCTAAAATAAATGAATACACAGGAAAAAATACAATAGGATTTTTACCAAAAGAAGCAGAATATCAATTATTCTACAGATCGGATAATTACTCATTCTATGATGTTTTCAAAAAACCATGCCAGTCTATAAGTACTTTTGATTTTGAAAATTTTGATTTCTATCATCATGTTTCAGATGAATTTAAGCTGATGGATATTCCACATATTACGGCTTTTACTCAGGAATTATTGCCAGCGGTTACTAAAATTACAACTTCTCCAACACAGGAAATAACCATGAATAAATAA
- a CDS encoding acyl-CoA dehydrogenase — protein MDFNLTEEHLMIQQAARDFAQNELLPGVIERDEKQIFPTEQVKKMGELGFMGMMVDPKYGGSGLDAISYVIAMEEISKIDASASVVMSVNNSLVCWGLQEYGTEEQKQKYLPGLASGEIHGAFCLSEPEAGSDATSQKTTAVDMGDHYLVNGTKNWITNGNTASVYLVIAQTHPELKHKGINALIMTKDMPGFAVGPKEQKMGIRGSDTHSLMFTDVKVPKENRIGEDGFGFKFAMKTLAGGRIGIASQALGIASGAYELALKYSKERKAFGTEICNHQAIAFKLADMAVNIEAARHLCMKAAWDKDQHKNYDVSGAMAKLFASQVAMDTSVEAVQIHGGNGYVKEYHVERLMRDAKITQIYEGTSEIQKIVISRAVIAG, from the coding sequence ATGGATTTTAATCTTACCGAAGAACATTTAATGATTCAGCAGGCAGCAAGAGATTTTGCTCAAAATGAACTATTGCCGGGAGTTATTGAACGTGATGAAAAACAAATTTTTCCAACAGAGCAAGTCAAAAAAATGGGCGAACTCGGATTTATGGGAATGATGGTGGATCCTAAATACGGTGGAAGTGGTCTTGATGCGATTTCTTATGTGATTGCAATGGAAGAAATTTCTAAAATTGATGCTTCGGCTTCGGTGGTAATGTCTGTAAACAATTCATTAGTTTGCTGGGGACTTCAAGAATATGGGACTGAAGAACAAAAACAAAAATATTTACCAGGTTTGGCTTCGGGAGAAATTCATGGCGCTTTCTGTTTAAGTGAGCCGGAAGCCGGAAGTGATGCAACTTCTCAAAAAACAACTGCGGTTGATATGGGAGATCACTATTTGGTAAATGGAACTAAAAACTGGATTACAAACGGAAACACTGCGTCTGTATATTTAGTAATTGCGCAAACACATCCGGAATTAAAGCACAAAGGAATCAATGCTTTGATTATGACCAAAGATATGCCGGGTTTTGCTGTTGGGCCAAAAGAGCAAAAAATGGGAATCCGCGGTTCTGATACACATTCTTTAATGTTTACTGATGTAAAAGTTCCTAAAGAAAACAGAATCGGTGAAGACGGTTTCGGATTTAAATTTGCTATGAAAACATTAGCCGGTGGAAGAATTGGTATTGCTTCTCAGGCATTAGGTATTGCTTCAGGAGCTTACGAATTAGCTTTGAAATATTCTAAAGAACGTAAAGCATTTGGAACAGAAATCTGCAATCATCAGGCAATTGCTTTTAAATTGGCAGATATGGCTGTAAATATTGAAGCAGCACGTCATTTATGCATGAAAGCAGCTTGGGATAAAGATCAGCATAAAAACTACGATGTGAGCGGTGCAATGGCAAAATTATTTGCTTCGCAGGTTGCAATGGATACTTCTGTAGAAGCTGTTCAGATTCACGGAGGAAATGGTTATGTAAAAGAATACCATGTAGAGCGTTTAATGCGCGATGCAAAAATTACCCAGATTTACGAAGGAACTTCTGAAATTCAGAAAATCGTAATTTCAAGAGCTGTTATCGCTGGATAA